From the genome of Chloroflexota bacterium, one region includes:
- a CDS encoding NAD(P)-dependent alcohol dehydrogenase — MVCTKYGPPEVLQLKEVEKPRPKDYEVLIKVHATTVTSGDSRMRSFTVPLSFWLFARIALGLRKPKKAILGSELAGEIESVGKDVKLFKKGDGVFAYLGHNLGAYAEYICMPENGCLAIKPANMTFEEAAAIPFGGNTALYFLRKGDIQSGQKVLIYGASGSVGTFAVQLARYFGAEVTGVCSTTNLELVKSLGANKVIDYTKEDFTKNGETYDVIFDAVGKSSFSGCMRSLKKEGIYLQAVAAPALMVRMRWASMMSSKKLIGGTAIPETENLIYLKELVEAGKIKPVIDRCYPLEQIVETHRYVDKGHKKGNVVITV; from the coding sequence ATTATGAAGTCCTGATAAAAGTCCATGCGACAACAGTAACATCAGGGGACTCTAGAATGCGAAGTTTCACAGTTCCTCTCTCTTTCTGGCTCTTCGCTCGGATAGCGCTTGGTCTTAGAAAACCCAAAAAAGCTATACTGGGGTCTGAGTTAGCCGGGGAAATTGAATCAGTAGGCAAAGATGTAAAACTGTTTAAGAAAGGTGACGGGGTTTTTGCATATCTTGGACACAATCTTGGTGCTTATGCCGAGTATATATGCATGCCTGAAAATGGGTGTCTGGCAATAAAACCAGCAAACATGACCTTTGAGGAAGCCGCAGCCATTCCTTTTGGGGGCAATACAGCCTTGTATTTTCTGAGAAAAGGTGACATCCAGAGCGGACAAAAAGTACTTATCTATGGAGCTTCTGGAAGTGTAGGTACTTTTGCGGTCCAGCTTGCCAGGTACTTTGGGGCGGAAGTTACCGGGGTATGCAGTACCACGAATTTAGAATTAGTGAAATCGCTGGGAGCTAATAAGGTAATCGATTACACTAAGGAGGACTTTACCAAAAACGGTGAGACCTATGATGTTATTTTTGACGCAGTAGGCAAGAGTTCGTTTTCAGGTTGTATGAGATCGCTAAAGAAAGAAGGAATCTATCTTCAAGCCGTTGCCGCTCCAGCACTAATGGTTCGGATGCGATGGGCTTCGATGATGAGCAGCAAGAAACTAATAGGTGGGACAGCAATCCCTGAAACTGAAAACCTAATTTACCTCAAAGAACTCGTTGAAGCAGGAAAGATAAAACCAGTCATAGACAGATGCTATCCGCTGGAACAGATTGTCGAGACTCACAGGTATGTCGATAAAGGACACAAAAAGGGAAAT